In a genomic window of Streptococcus mitis NCTC 12261:
- a CDS encoding alpha-ketoacid dehydrogenase subunit beta, translating to METKTMSFRDTIILAMSEEMRRDENVFLMGEDVGVFGGDFGTSVGMLEEFGPERVRDCPISEAAISGAAAGAAMTGLRPIVDMTFMDFSVIAMDNIVNQAAKTRYMFGGKGQVPMTVRCAAGNGVGSAAQHSQSLESWFTHIPGLKVVAPGTPADMKGLLKSSIRDNNPVIILEYKSEFNQKGEVPVDPDYTIPLGVGEIKREGTDVTVVTYGKMLRRVVQAAEELAEEGISVEIVDPRTLVPLDKEIIINSVKKTGKVVLVNDAHKTSGYIGEISAIISESEAFDYLDAPIRRCAGEDVPMPYAQNLENAMIPTVESIKDAIRKTYNKE from the coding sequence ATGGAAACAAAAACAATGTCCTTCCGTGACACCATTATCCTTGCTATGTCTGAGGAAATGCGTCGCGATGAAAATGTGTTCTTGATGGGAGAAGACGTCGGTGTCTTCGGAGGAGACTTCGGAACTTCTGTTGGAATGCTTGAAGAATTTGGTCCAGAACGTGTTCGTGACTGTCCTATTTCTGAAGCTGCCATCTCTGGAGCAGCAGCAGGAGCAGCCATGACAGGACTTCGTCCAATCGTTGATATGACCTTCATGGACTTCTCGGTTATTGCCATGGACAATATCGTCAACCAAGCTGCTAAAACACGTTACATGTTTGGTGGTAAAGGTCAGGTTCCAATGACTGTTCGTTGTGCAGCTGGTAACGGAGTTGGTTCTGCAGCCCAGCATTCACAATCTCTAGAGTCTTGGTTCACTCATATCCCAGGACTTAAGGTTGTAGCACCAGGTACGCCTGCGGACATGAAAGGACTGCTTAAGTCTTCTATCCGTGATAACAACCCTGTTATTATCCTTGAGTACAAGTCAGAATTTAACCAAAAAGGGGAAGTACCAGTTGATCCAGACTATACGATTCCACTTGGAGTTGGGGAAATCAAACGTGAAGGTACGGATGTAACAGTTGTTACTTATGGAAAAATGCTTCGCCGTGTGGTTCAAGCAGCTGAAGAATTAGCAGAAGAAGGAATTTCTGTTGAGATTGTTGACCCACGCACCCTTGTTCCGCTTGATAAGGAGATTATCATTAACTCAGTTAAGAAGACTGGTAAAGTTGTTCTGGTTAACGATGCCCATAAAACAAGCGGCTATATCGGTGAAATTTCAGCTATTATTTCAGAATCAGAAGCATTTGACTATCTAGATGCACCAATCCGTCGTTGCGCAGGAGAAGATGTGCCAATGCCTTATGCACAAAACCTAGAAAATGCAATGATTCCAACCGTTGAAAGCATCAAAGATGCCATTCGTAAAACATATAACAAAGAATAG